A part of Eschrichtius robustus isolate mEscRob2 chromosome 20, mEscRob2.pri, whole genome shotgun sequence genomic DNA contains:
- the LOC137755518 gene encoding testis-expressed protein 19-like, translating into MCPPVSMRCEAEGMSYLYTSWMYQLQHGSQLRVCFACFKAAFLDLRQLLEPEDWEDEDWDPELMDHTEAGSEQGASPGMGPSWGQGQGQPAQGGSVDWGSGTLASGPVESEEVGLDDHFVPTELEPQDATALGLGAEDADWTQSLPWRCGGLPTCSHWPSPSPPWQEVFKADLPPAGAHGIGAGHHPGHGPC; encoded by the coding sequence ATGTGCCCCCCAGTCAGCATGCGGTGTGAGGCGGAGGGCATGTCCTACCTCTACACATCCTGGATGTACCAGCTTCAACATGGCAGCCAGCTAAGGGTCTGCTTCGCTTGCTTCAAGGCTGCCTTTCTGGACCTTAGACAGTTGCTGGAGCCGGAAGACTGGGAAGATGAAGATTGGGACCCTGAGCTGATGGACCACACTGAGGCAGGGTCTGAGCAGGGGGCATCCCCGGGGATGGGACCAAGCTGGGGGCAGGGCCAAGGGCAGCCTGCACAGGGTGGGTCTGTGGACTGGGGGTCGGGCACCCTGGCGTCAGGCCCTGTGGAGTCAGAAGAGGTGGGCCTGGACGATCACTTTGTGCCCACCGAGCTGGAGCCTCAGGATGCCACAGCCCTGGGCCTGGGTGCTGAGGATGCTGACTGGACCCAAAGCCTTCCCTGGAGATGTGGGGGACTCCCTACCTGCTCACACTGGCCAAGCCCCTCTCCTCCATGGCAGGAGGTTTTCAAAGCGGACCTGCCCCCGGCGGGAGCCCATGGTATTGGAGCTGGGCACCACCCGGGCCACGGACCCTGTTGA
- the LOC137755519 gene encoding testis-expressed protein 19-like, whose amino-acid sequence MCPPVSMRCEAEGMSYLYTSWMYQLQHGSQLRVCFACFKAAFLDLRQLLEPEDWEDEDWDPELMDHTEAGSEQGASPGMGPSWGQGQGQPAQGGSVDWGSGTLASGPVESEEVGLDDHFVPTELEPQDATALGLGAEDADWTQSLPWRCGGLPTCSHWPSPSPPWQEVFKADLPLAGAHGIGAGHHPGHGPC is encoded by the coding sequence ATGTGCCCCCCAGTCAGCATGCGGTGTGAGGCGGAGGGCATGTCCTACCTCTACACATCCTGGATGTACCAGCTTCAACATGGCAGCCAGCTAAGGGTCTGCTTCGCTTGCTTCAAGGCTGCCTTTCTGGACCTTAGACAGTTGCTGGAGCCGGAAGACTGGGAAGATGAAGATTGGGACCCTGAGCTGATGGACCACACTGAGGCAGGGTCTGAGCAGGGGGCATCCCCGGGGATGGGACCAAGCTGGGGGCAGGGCCAAGGGCAGCCTGCACAGGGTGGGTCTGTGGACTGGGGGTCGGGCACCCTGGCGTCAGGCCCTGTGGAGTCAGAAGAGGTGGGCCTGGACGATCACTTTGTGCCCACCGAGCTGGAGCCTCAGGATGCCACAGCCCTGGGCCTGGGTGCTGAGGATGCTGACTGGACCCAAAGCCTTCCCTGGAGATGTGGGGGACTCCCTACCTGCTCACACTGGCCAAGCCCCTCTCCTCCATGGCAGGAGGTTTTCAAAGCGGACCTGCCCCTGGCGGGAGCCCATGGTATTGGAGCTGGGCACCACCCGGGCCACGGACCCTGTTGA